Proteins encoded together in one Pseudomonas sp. ADAK13 window:
- the gltB gene encoding glutamate synthase large subunit — MKAGLYQPDEFKDNCGFGLIAHMQGEPSHTLLQTAIEALTCMTHRGGINADGKTGDGCGLLIQKPDQFLRAVAKEHFGTDLPKQYAVGMVFFNQDPVKAEAARENMNREILAAGLQLVGWRKVPIDTSVLGRLALERLPQIEQVFIAGDGLSDQDMAIKLFTSRRRSSVANAADTDHYICSFSHKTIIYKGLMMPADLTAFYPDLSDERLQTAICVFHQRFSTNTLPKWPLAQPFRFLAHNGEINTITGNRNWAVARRTKFANDLMDLEELGPLVNRVGSDSSSMDNMLELMVTGGIDLFRGVRMIIPPAWQNVETMDPDLRAFYEYNSMHMEPWDGPAGVVMTDGRYAVCLLDRNGLRPARWVTTTNGFITLASEIGVWNYQPEDVIAKGRVGPGQILAVDTETGQILDTDAIDNRLKSRHPYKQWLRKNALRIQATMEDNDHGSAFYDVDQLKQYMKMYQVTFEERDQVLRPLGEQGYEAVGSMGDDTPMAVLSQRVRTPYDYFRQQFAQVTNPPIDPLREAIVMSLEVCLGAERNIFQESPEHASRVILSSPVISPAKWRSLMTLDRPGFDRQIIDLNYDESLGLEAAVRNVADQAEEAVRAGRTQIVLTDRHIAPGKLPIHASLATGAVHHRLTEKGLRCDSNILVETATARDPHHFAVLIGFGASAVYPFLAYEVLGDLIRTGEVLGDLYEVFKNYRKGITKGLLKILSKMGISTVTSYRGAQLFEAIGLSEEVCEMSFRGVPSRIKGARFVDIEAEQKALAAEAWSARKPIQQGGLLKFVHGGEYHAYNPDVVNTLQAAVQQGDYAKFKEYTALVDNRPVSMIRDLFKVKTLDTPLAISEIEPLESILKRFDSAGISLGALSPEAHEALAEAMNRLGARSNSGEGGEDPARYGTIKSSKIKQVATGRFGVTPEYLVNAEVLQIKVAQGAKPGEGGQLPGGKVNGLIAKLRYAVPGVTLISPPPHHDIYSIEDLSQLIFDLKQVNPQALVSVKLVAEAGVGTIAAGVAKAYADLITISGYDGGTGASPLTSIKYAGAPWELGLAETHQTLRGNDLRGKVRVQTDGGLKTGLDVIKAAILGAESFGFGTAPMIALGCKYLRICHLNNCATGVATQNEKLRKDHYIGTVDMVVNFFTYVAEETREWLAKLGVRSLEELIGRTDLLDILEGQTAKQQHLDLTPLLGSDHIPADKPQFCQVDRNPPFDKGLLAEKMVDMASSSINDASGGEFALDICNCDRSIGARISGEIARKHGNQGMAKAPITFRFKGTAGQSFGVWNAGGLNMYLEGDANDYVGKGMTGGKLVIVPPAGSVYKTQDSAIIGNTCLYGATGGKLFAAGTAGERFAVRNSGAHTVVEGTGDHCCEYMTGGFVAVLGKTGYNFGSGMTGGFAYVLDQDNTFVDKVNHELVEIQRISGEAMESYRNHLQHVLDEYVEETNSEWGRNLAENLDDYLRRFWLVKPKAANLKSLLSSIRANPQ; from the coding sequence ATGAAAGCAGGTCTGTACCAACCCGATGAATTCAAGGATAACTGCGGTTTCGGCCTGATAGCCCATATGCAGGGCGAGCCCAGTCATACCCTTTTGCAAACGGCCATCGAGGCCCTGACCTGCATGACCCACCGCGGTGGGATCAACGCCGACGGCAAGACCGGTGACGGTTGCGGCTTGCTGATTCAAAAGCCCGACCAGTTCCTGCGCGCTGTCGCCAAGGAGCATTTCGGCACCGATTTGCCCAAGCAGTACGCCGTGGGCATGGTGTTCTTCAACCAGGACCCGGTAAAAGCCGAAGCCGCTCGCGAGAACATGAACCGCGAGATCCTGGCCGCCGGCCTGCAGCTGGTCGGCTGGCGCAAAGTGCCAATCGACACCAGCGTACTCGGCCGCCTGGCCCTGGAGCGCCTGCCGCAGATCGAACAAGTGTTCATCGCCGGTGACGGCCTGAGCGACCAGGACATGGCGATCAAGCTGTTCACCTCGCGTCGTCGCTCGTCCGTGGCCAACGCCGCTGACACCGACCACTACATCTGCAGCTTTTCCCACAAGACCATCATTTATAAAGGCCTGATGATGCCGGCGGATTTGACCGCCTTCTATCCAGACCTGAGCGATGAGCGCCTGCAAACCGCAATCTGCGTGTTCCACCAGCGCTTCTCCACCAACACCCTGCCGAAATGGCCGCTGGCCCAGCCATTCCGCTTCCTTGCCCACAACGGCGAGATCAACACCATCACCGGCAACCGCAACTGGGCTGTGGCCCGTCGCACCAAGTTCGCCAACGACCTGATGGACCTGGAAGAGCTCGGCCCGCTGGTCAACCGCGTGGGTTCCGACTCCTCCAGCATGGACAACATGCTCGAACTGATGGTCACCGGCGGCATCGACCTGTTCCGTGGCGTGCGCATGATCATCCCGCCTGCGTGGCAGAACGTTGAGACCATGGACCCCGACCTGCGGGCGTTTTATGAGTACAACTCGATGCACATGGAACCGTGGGACGGCCCTGCCGGCGTGGTAATGACCGACGGTCGCTACGCCGTGTGCCTGCTCGACCGTAACGGCCTGCGCCCGGCGCGTTGGGTGACCACCACCAACGGCTTCATCACCCTGGCGTCGGAAATCGGCGTGTGGAACTACCAGCCGGAAGACGTGATCGCCAAGGGCCGCGTCGGCCCGGGCCAGATCCTCGCCGTGGACACCGAAACCGGTCAGATCCTCGACACCGATGCGATCGACAACCGCTTGAAGTCCCGTCACCCGTACAAGCAATGGCTGCGCAAGAACGCCCTGCGCATCCAGGCGACCATGGAAGACAACGACCACGGTTCGGCTTTCTACGACGTCGACCAGCTCAAGCAGTACATGAAGATGTACCAGGTCACTTTCGAAGAACGTGACCAGGTGCTGCGTCCATTGGGCGAGCAAGGCTACGAGGCCGTCGGCTCCATGGGCGATGACACGCCAATGGCCGTGCTGTCCCAGCGCGTGCGTACGCCGTACGACTATTTCCGCCAGCAGTTCGCCCAGGTGACCAACCCGCCGATCGACCCGCTGCGTGAAGCCATCGTGATGTCGCTGGAAGTGTGCCTCGGTGCCGAGCGCAACATCTTCCAGGAATCGCCTGAGCACGCTTCCCGCGTGATCCTCAGCTCGCCGGTCATTTCCCCGGCCAAGTGGCGTTCGTTGATGACCCTGGACCGCCCGGGCTTCGACCGGCAGATCATCGACCTGAACTACGACGAGAGCCTCGGCCTGGAAGCCGCTGTGCGCAACGTTGCCGATCAGGCTGAAGAAGCCGTGCGCGCCGGTCGTACCCAGATTGTGCTGACCGACCGCCACATTGCCCCGGGCAAGCTGCCGATCCACGCATCCCTGGCTACCGGTGCGGTGCACCACCGCCTGACCGAAAAAGGCCTGCGTTGCGACTCCAACATCCTGGTTGAAACCGCCACCGCCCGCGACCCGCATCACTTTGCGGTGTTGATCGGCTTCGGCGCCTCCGCGGTGTACCCGTTCCTGGCGTACGAGGTACTCGGCGACCTGATCCGCACCGGTGAAGTCCTGGGCGACCTCTACGAGGTGTTCAAGAACTACCGTAAAGGCATCACCAAGGGCCTGCTGAAGATCCTGTCGAAGATGGGCATCTCCACCGTCACGTCCTACCGCGGCGCTCAATTGTTCGAAGCCATCGGCTTGTCGGAAGAAGTCTGCGAGATGAGCTTCCGTGGTGTGCCGAGCCGCATCAAGGGCGCACGTTTCGTCGACATCGAAGCCGAGCAGAAAGCCCTGGCAGCCGAAGCCTGGAGCGCGCGCAAGCCGATCCAGCAAGGCGGCCTGCTAAAGTTCGTGCACGGTGGCGAATACCACGCCTACAACCCGGACGTGGTCAACACCCTGCAAGCTGCCGTACAGCAGGGCGACTACGCCAAGTTCAAGGAATACACCGCGCTGGTGGATAACCGCCCGGTGTCGATGATCCGCGACCTGTTCAAGGTGAAAACCCTGGACACGCCGCTGGCCATCAGCGAGATCGAACCACTGGAATCGATCCTCAAGCGTTTCGACTCCGCCGGTATTTCCCTGGGCGCCTTGTCGCCTGAGGCTCACGAAGCCCTGGCCGAAGCCATGAACCGCCTGGGTGCGCGTTCCAACTCCGGCGAAGGCGGTGAAGACCCGGCACGTTACGGCACCATCAAGAGCTCGAAAATCAAGCAGGTTGCCACGGGCCGTTTCGGCGTGACCCCGGAATACCTGGTCAACGCCGAAGTGCTGCAGATCAAGGTGGCCCAGGGCGCCAAGCCGGGTGAGGGCGGGCAACTGCCTGGCGGCAAGGTCAACGGTCTGATCGCCAAACTGCGTTACGCAGTGCCGGGCGTGACCCTGATTTCGCCGCCGCCGCACCACGACATCTACTCCATCGAGGATTTGTCGCAGCTGATTTTCGACCTGAAACAAGTCAACCCGCAGGCCCTGGTCTCGGTGAAATTGGTAGCAGAAGCCGGCGTGGGCACCATCGCCGCCGGTGTGGCCAAGGCCTATGCCGACCTGATCACCATCTCCGGCTACGACGGCGGCACCGGCGCTTCGCCGCTGACCTCCATCAAGTACGCTGGCGCGCCTTGGGAACTGGGCCTGGCGGAAACTCACCAGACCCTGCGCGGCAACGACCTGCGCGGCAAGGTCCGGGTGCAAACCGACGGTGGCCTGAAAACCGGCCTCGACGTGATCAAGGCCGCGATCCTCGGCGCCGAAAGCTTCGGCTTCGGCACCGCGCCAATGATCGCCCTGGGCTGCAAATACCTGCGCATCTGCCACCTGAACAACTGCGCCACCGGCGTGGCCACTCAGAACGAGAAGCTGCGCAAGGACCACTACATCGGCACCGTCGACATGGTGGTGAATTTCTTCACCTACGTCGCCGAAGAAACCCGTGAGTGGCTGGCCAAGCTGGGTGTGCGCTCCCTGGAAGAGCTGATCGGCCGTACCGATCTGCTGGACATCCTCGAAGGCCAGACCGCCAAGCAACAGCACCTGGACCTGACGCCGCTGTTGGGCAGCGATCACATCCCGGCCGACAAGCCACAGTTCTGCCAGGTTGATCGCAACCCGCCGTTCGACAAGGGCCTGCTGGCCGAGAAGATGGTCGACATGGCCAGCTCCTCGATCAACGACGCGAGCGGCGGCGAATTCGCCCTGGATATCTGCAACTGCGACCGTTCCATCGGCGCACGCATCTCCGGCGAAATTGCGCGCAAGCACGGCAACCAGGGCATGGCCAAGGCGCCGATCACCTTCCGCTTCAAGGGCACCGCTGGCCAGAGCTTCGGCGTCTGGAACGCCGGTGGCCTGAACATGTACCTCGAAGGCGACGCCAACGACTACGTGGGCAAGGGCATGACCGGCGGCAAGCTGGTGATCGTTCCGCCTGCGGGCAGCGTCTACAAGACTCAAGACAGTGCGATCATCGGCAACACCTGCCTGTACGGCGCAACCGGCGGCAAGCTGTTTGCAGCCGGTACGGCGGGTGAGCGTTTCGCGGTGCGTAACTCCGGTGCCCACACCGTGGTGGAAGGCACCGGCGATCACTGCTGCGAGTACATGACCGGTGGCTTTGTCGCGGTGCTGGGCAAGACCGGCTACAACTTCGGTTCGGGCATGACCGGCGGTTTCGCCTACGTGCTCGACCAGGACAACACCTTCGTCGACAAGGTGAACCACGAGTTGGTGGAGATCCAGCGGATCAGCGGCGAAGCGATGGAATCCTATCGCAACCACTTGCAGCATGTGCTGGACGAATATGTCGAGGAAACCAACAGCGAATGGGGTCGTAACCTCGCTGAAAACCTCGATGACTACCTGCGCCGTTTCTGGCTGGTCAAGCCCAAGGCTGCCAACCTGAAATCGTTGCTTTCCAGCATCCGTGCCAACCCGCAGTGA
- the aroB gene encoding 3-dehydroquinate synthase: MQTLKVDLGERSYPIHIGEGLLDLPELLAPHIAGRQVAIISNETVAPLYLERLSRSLAAYSVISVVLPDGEAFKTWETLQLIFDGLLTARHDRRTTVVALGGGVIGDMAGFAAACYQRGVDFIQVPTTLLSQVDSSVGGKTGINHPLGKNMVGAFYQPNVVLIDTATLNTLPPRELSAGLAEVIKYGLICDEPFLTWLEEHVDALRALDQVALTEAISRSCAAKALVVNADERESGVRATLNLGHTFGHAIETHMGYGVWLHGEAVAAGTVMALEMSQRLGWISAQERDRGIRLFQRAGLPVIPPEEMTEADFLEHMAIDKKVIDGRLRLVLLRRMGEAVVTDDYPKEILQATLGADYRALAQLKG; this comes from the coding sequence ATGCAGACACTTAAGGTCGATCTTGGCGAGCGCAGCTACCCGATCCACATTGGCGAAGGTTTGTTGGACCTGCCCGAGTTGCTCGCACCGCATATTGCCGGGCGACAAGTGGCGATCATCTCCAACGAAACGGTCGCGCCGCTGTATCTTGAGCGTCTGAGCCGCAGCCTGGCGGCGTACTCGGTGATCTCGGTGGTGTTGCCTGACGGCGAGGCCTTCAAGACCTGGGAAACCCTGCAACTGATCTTCGATGGCCTGTTGACGGCCCGTCATGACCGGCGCACCACTGTGGTGGCGCTGGGCGGTGGGGTGATCGGCGACATGGCCGGCTTTGCGGCCGCCTGCTACCAGCGCGGCGTGGATTTTATCCAGGTGCCGACCACCCTGCTGTCCCAGGTCGATTCGTCGGTGGGTGGCAAGACCGGCATCAACCACCCGCTGGGCAAGAACATGGTCGGCGCGTTCTATCAGCCGAATGTGGTGCTGATCGACACCGCGACCCTCAATACCCTGCCGCCTCGCGAGTTGTCCGCAGGCCTGGCGGAAGTCATCAAGTACGGGCTGATCTGCGACGAGCCGTTCCTGACCTGGCTTGAAGAGCATGTCGACGCCCTGCGCGCCCTGGACCAGGTGGCGTTGACAGAAGCGATTTCCCGCTCCTGCGCCGCCAAGGCTCTGGTGGTGAATGCTGACGAGCGTGAGTCCGGCGTACGCGCTACCTTGAACCTCGGCCACACCTTCGGCCATGCGATCGAGACCCACATGGGCTATGGTGTGTGGTTGCATGGAGAGGCCGTAGCGGCTGGCACGGTAATGGCACTTGAGATGTCGCAGCGCCTGGGCTGGATCAGCGCCCAGGAGCGTGATCGCGGGATCCGCCTGTTCCAGCGCGCCGGGTTGCCGGTCATTCCTCCCGAGGAGATGACCGAGGCAGATTTTCTCGAACACATGGCAATAGACAAGAAAGTGATCGACGGTCGACTGCGACTGGTGCTGTTGCGCCGAATGGGCGAAGCGGTAGTGACCGACGATTATCCGAAAGAGATTTTACAGGCCACGCTGGGAGCGGATTACCGCGCCCTGGCCCAGCTTAAAGGTTAA
- a CDS encoding SPOR domain-containing protein → MTSLHADEAFLGHYQLSHDPFAPRVPGFKFFPAQRKPVLGQLHHLARYSQLLLVVTGPLGSGKTLLRQALVASTNKQSVQSVVVSARGAGDAAGVLRQVAQALDVSTAEPNAILKQVVQLGLTGQEVYLLVDDAEQLDESALEALLALAAGTPEGRPHVFLFGESSLIAELEQISGEQELFHVIELQPYEEEETREYLAQRLEGAGQGIELFSASQISDIHESSDGWPGTINQVARDAMIEAMIASRSAVKRPKMGFTMPKKHVLAISAVVVVAVAAAWLIPGRNKAPTTAGAPTEQAQLPLGKPTPNVEFANSGQPTNLPMVGQPVMRGPLAEAAGGISEGDDGVPVEGSSATPPTVTTTAPPAGVPAGQPAAKPAPAPAQVATAKPAPVAKPVAPAPVAKPAPAPKPAEKPVTVAKAGATGSSWYSSQPTGNFVVQILGTSSEANAQAFVKEQGGEYRYFKKVLNGKPLYVITYGNFSSRTAAESAIKALPAKVQAGKPWPRTVASVQQELATTR, encoded by the coding sequence ATGACTAGTTTGCATGCCGACGAGGCGTTCCTCGGCCATTACCAGTTAAGCCACGACCCTTTTGCTCCACGGGTGCCTGGTTTCAAATTTTTCCCTGCGCAACGCAAGCCGGTGCTGGGGCAATTGCACCACCTGGCGCGCTACAGCCAGCTGTTGCTGGTGGTCACCGGCCCGTTGGGCAGCGGCAAGACCTTGCTGCGCCAGGCGCTGGTTGCCAGCACCAACAAGCAATCGGTGCAGAGCGTGGTGGTTTCCGCCCGTGGTGCCGGTGATGCGGCAGGTGTGTTGCGTCAGGTAGCCCAGGCCCTGGACGTGTCCACTGCCGAGCCGAACGCAATCCTCAAGCAAGTGGTGCAACTGGGCCTGACGGGCCAGGAAGTCTACCTGCTGGTGGACGACGCCGAGCAGCTCGACGAATCCGCCCTGGAGGCCTTGCTGGCCCTGGCGGCCGGTACGCCGGAAGGTCGCCCCCATGTGTTCCTGTTTGGCGAGTCTTCGCTGATTGCCGAGCTGGAGCAGATCAGCGGCGAGCAGGAGCTGTTCCACGTCATCGAACTGCAGCCTTACGAAGAGGAAGAAACCCGCGAATACCTGGCCCAGCGGCTGGAAGGCGCAGGGCAGGGCATCGAACTTTTCTCTGCTTCGCAGATCTCTGATATTCACGAAAGCTCCGACGGCTGGCCTGGCACCATCAACCAGGTTGCCCGGGATGCAATGATCGAAGCCATGATTGCCAGCCGCTCAGCGGTTAAGCGTCCAAAGATGGGGTTTACTATGCCGAAGAAGCACGTATTGGCAATTTCTGCCGTTGTCGTGGTCGCTGTCGCCGCCGCCTGGTTGATTCCAGGTCGCAACAAGGCCCCGACCACCGCAGGCGCGCCAACCGAACAGGCGCAGTTGCCTCTGGGCAAGCCAACACCGAACGTTGAATTTGCCAACTCCGGCCAACCCACCAACCTGCCAATGGTTGGCCAGCCTGTGATGCGCGGCCCGTTGGCCGAGGCTGCGGGCGGTATCAGCGAAGGGGATGACGGCGTGCCGGTTGAAGGCTCCAGCGCCACGCCACCGACCGTCACCACCACTGCACCACCGGCTGGCGTGCCAGCGGGTCAGCCGGCTGCCAAGCCAGCGCCTGCACCGGCCCAGGTTGCCACCGCCAAACCAGCGCCGGTTGCCAAGCCTGTAGCCCCGGCACCGGTGGCCAAACCGGCTCCAGCCCCCAAACCAGCTGAAAAACCTGTGACCGTGGCCAAGGCCGGCGCCACCGGCAGCAGCTGGTACAGCAGCCAGCCTACCGGTAACTTCGTGGTGCAGATCCTCGGCACCAGCTCCGAAGCCAACGCCCAGGCGTTCGTGAAAGAGCAGGGCGGCGAGTACCGTTATTTCAAGAAAGTACTCAACGGCAAGCCTCTCTACGTGATCACGTACGGCAACTTCTCCAGCCGTACCGCAGCGGAATCCGCTATCAAGGCCTTGCCAGCGAAGGTTCAGGCTGGTAAACCTTGGCCTCGCACTGTCGCCAGCGTTCAACAAGAACTGGCAACAACTCGCTGA
- a CDS encoding FAD-dependent oxidoreductase has product MAERLNNDFQFIDVGRKDPKKKLLRQRKKEFVEIYEPFKPQHSADQAHRCLGCGNPYCEWKCPVHNFIPNWLKLVAEGNILAAAELSHQTNTLPEVCGRVCPQDRLCEGACTLNDGFGAVTIGSVEKYITDTAFAMGWRPDMSKVKPTGKRVAIIGAGPAGLGCADVLVRGGVTPVVFDKNPEIGGLLTFGIPEFKLEKTVLSHRREVFTGMGIEFRLNTEIGKDVTMEQLLEEYDAVFMGMGTYTYMKGGFAGEDLPGVYDALDFLIANVNRNLGFEKSPEDFVDMKGKKVVVLGGGDTAMDCNRTSIRQGAKSVTCAYRRDEANMPGSRKEVKNAKEEGVKFLYNRQPIAIVGEDRVEGVKVVETRLGEPDARGRRSPEPIPGSEEIIPADAVVIAFGFRPSPAPWFEQFEIQTDSQGRVVAPEQGQYKHQTSNPKIFAGGDMVRGSDLVVTAIFEGRNAAEGILDYLQV; this is encoded by the coding sequence ATGGCTGAACGTCTGAATAACGACTTCCAGTTCATCGATGTCGGGCGCAAAGATCCGAAGAAGAAACTGTTGCGTCAACGCAAGAAAGAGTTCGTGGAAATCTACGAGCCCTTCAAACCCCAGCACTCGGCCGACCAGGCCCACCGCTGCCTGGGGTGCGGTAACCCGTATTGCGAATGGAAGTGCCCGGTGCACAACTTCATTCCGAACTGGCTGAAGTTGGTGGCCGAGGGCAACATCCTCGCCGCCGCCGAGCTGTCGCACCAGACCAACACCCTGCCGGAAGTCTGCGGCCGGGTGTGCCCGCAGGATCGTCTGTGCGAGGGTGCGTGCACCCTCAACGACGGCTTCGGCGCGGTGACCATCGGTTCGGTGGAGAAGTACATCACCGACACCGCGTTCGCCATGGGCTGGCGTCCGGACATGTCCAAGGTCAAGCCGACCGGCAAGCGCGTCGCGATCATCGGCGCGGGCCCGGCGGGCCTGGGCTGTGCCGACGTGCTGGTGCGTGGCGGCGTGACCCCGGTGGTGTTCGACAAGAACCCGGAAATCGGTGGCCTGCTGACCTTCGGCATCCCCGAGTTCAAGCTGGAAAAAACCGTACTGAGCCATCGTCGCGAAGTCTTCACCGGCATGGGTATCGAGTTCCGCCTCAATACCGAAATCGGCAAAGACGTGACCATGGAGCAACTGCTCGAAGAATACGATGCCGTGTTCATGGGCATGGGCACCTACACCTACATGAAGGGCGGCTTTGCCGGTGAGGACCTGCCGGGCGTGTACGACGCCCTGGATTTCCTGATCGCCAACGTCAACCGCAACCTGGGCTTTGAAAAGTCGCCGGAAGATTTCGTCGACATGAAAGGCAAGAAGGTCGTGGTACTGGGCGGTGGTGACACCGCGATGGACTGCAACCGTACGTCGATTCGCCAGGGCGCCAAGTCGGTGACCTGTGCGTACCGTCGTGACGAAGCCAACATGCCGGGCTCGCGCAAAGAGGTGAAGAACGCCAAGGAAGAAGGCGTGAAATTCCTCTACAACCGCCAGCCGATCGCCATTGTCGGCGAGGACCGTGTCGAAGGCGTGAAAGTGGTCGAGACCCGTCTCGGCGAACCGGACGCCCGTGGCCGTCGCAGCCCTGAGCCGATCCCGGGTTCCGAAGAGATCATCCCGGCTGACGCCGTGGTCATCGCCTTCGGTTTCCGTCCAAGCCCGGCGCCGTGGTTCGAGCAGTTTGAGATCCAGACCGACAGCCAGGGCCGCGTCGTCGCCCCGGAACAAGGCCAGTACAAACACCAGACCAGCAACCCGAAAATCTTCGCCGGTGGCGACATGGTTCGCGGTTCTGACCTGGTGGTAACCGCGATCTTCGAAGGGCGCAATGCCGCTGAAGGGATCCTGGATTACCTGCAGGTCTGA
- the aroK gene encoding shikimate kinase AroK codes for MRNLILVGPMGAGKSTIGRLLAKELRLPFKDSDKEIELRTGANIPWIFDKEGELGFRDREQAMIAELCGCDGVVLATGGGAVMRDENRRALHAGGRVVYLHASVEQQVGRTARDRNRPLLRTADPAKTLRDLLTLRDPLYREIADLVVETDERPPRMVVLDILERLAQLPPR; via the coding sequence GTGCGAAATTTGATTCTTGTTGGACCGATGGGGGCTGGAAAAAGCACCATCGGCCGTTTGCTGGCCAAAGAGCTGCGCCTGCCATTCAAAGATTCCGACAAGGAAATTGAATTGCGCACGGGCGCCAATATCCCGTGGATCTTCGATAAGGAAGGCGAACTGGGCTTTCGCGACCGCGAGCAGGCGATGATTGCCGAGCTGTGCGGCTGCGATGGCGTGGTATTGGCCACCGGCGGCGGCGCGGTGATGCGCGATGAGAATCGCCGGGCGCTGCACGCCGGCGGTCGCGTGGTTTACCTGCATGCCTCTGTCGAGCAGCAGGTGGGCCGCACCGCTCGCGATCGCAATCGCCCGTTGTTGCGCACCGCCGACCCGGCGAAAACCCTGCGGGACCTGCTGACGCTGCGCGACCCGCTTTATCGGGAAATCGCCGATCTGGTGGTGGAAACCGATGAGCGGCCGCCACGAATGGTCGTTCTCGACATTCTTGAGCGCCTGGCGCAGTTGCCACCCCGTTAA
- the hemE gene encoding uroporphyrinogen decarboxylase, whose translation MTALKNDRFLRALLKQPVDVTPVWMMRQAGRYLPEYRASRAHAGDFMSLCMNPEFACEVTMQPLDRYPQLDAAILFSDILTIPDAMGQGLYFETGEGPRFKKVVSTLADIEALPIPDPHKDLGYVMDAVSTIRRELNGRVPLIGFSGSPWTLATYMVEGGSSKDFRKTKAMLYDNPQAMHLLLDKLAQSVTSYLNGQIMAGAQAVQIFDTWGGNLSAAAYQEFSLAYMRKIVSGLIREHEGRKVPVIMFTKGGGLWLESIADAGADALGLDWTCDLGEARRRVGNKVALQGNMDPTVLYAKPEAIRAEVGRILASYGKGSGHVFNLGHGITPEVDPEHAGAFLRAVHELSAQYHE comes from the coding sequence ATGACTGCCCTCAAGAACGACCGTTTCCTTCGTGCCCTGCTCAAGCAACCCGTGGACGTCACCCCTGTGTGGATGATGCGCCAGGCCGGTCGCTACCTGCCGGAATACCGCGCCAGTCGCGCCCACGCCGGCGACTTCATGAGCCTGTGCATGAACCCGGAGTTCGCCTGCGAAGTCACGATGCAACCGCTGGACCGCTATCCACAGCTGGATGCGGCCATCCTCTTCTCCGATATCCTGACCATCCCCGACGCCATGGGCCAAGGCCTGTACTTCGAAACCGGCGAAGGCCCGCGTTTCAAGAAAGTCGTCAGCACCCTGGCCGACATCGAAGCCCTGCCGATCCCTGATCCCCACAAGGACCTGGGCTACGTGATGGACGCCGTCAGCACCATCCGCCGCGAGCTGAACGGCCGCGTGCCGCTGATCGGCTTCTCCGGCAGTCCTTGGACCCTGGCCACCTACATGGTCGAAGGCGGTTCGTCGAAAGACTTCCGCAAGACCAAGGCCATGCTCTACGACAACCCGCAAGCCATGCACCTGCTGCTGGACAAGCTGGCGCAGTCGGTCACTTCCTACCTCAACGGCCAGATCATGGCCGGTGCCCAGGCGGTGCAGATCTTCGATACCTGGGGCGGCAACCTGTCGGCGGCGGCGTACCAGGAGTTCTCCCTGGCCTACATGCGCAAAATCGTCAGCGGCCTGATCCGTGAGCACGAAGGCCGCAAAGTGCCGGTCATCATGTTCACCAAGGGCGGTGGCCTGTGGCTGGAAAGCATCGCCGACGCCGGCGCCGACGCGCTGGGCCTGGACTGGACCTGCGACCTCGGCGAAGCCCGTCGCCGTGTAGGCAACAAAGTGGCGCTGCAAGGCAACATGGACCCGACCGTGCTGTACGCCAAGCCGGAAGCCATCCGCGCTGAAGTCGGGCGTATCCTCGCCAGCTACGGCAAAGGCAGTGGCCACGTGTTCAACCTTGGCCACGGCATCACCCCGGAAGTTGATCCGGAGCACGCCGGCGCTTTCCTGCGGGCGGTGCATGAATTGTCGGCGCAGTATCACGAGTGA